Proteins encoded by one window of Cervus canadensis isolate Bull #8, Minnesota chromosome 18, ASM1932006v1, whole genome shotgun sequence:
- the TSKS gene encoding testis-specific serine kinase substrate isoform X1 has product MASVVVKTIWQSKEIHEAGDPHAGVESRSQLVPETPGGVTSPVKGIAKKKKAVSFHGVEPRMSHEPMHWCLNLKRSSACTNVSLLNLAAMEPTDSSGTDSTMEDSSSLALPVPPASPTPPWAPDDPDITEILSGVNSGLVRAKDSITSLKEKTTRVNQHVQTLQSECSVLSENLERRRQEAEELEGYCSQLKENCRKVTRSVEDAEIKTNVLKQNSALLEEKLRYLQQQLQDETPRRQEAELQELEQKLEAGLSRHGLGPATQPPGCSGPPGSPDEPPRPRGLASGGWGMGPRPGEGPIVSEQELQKVSAGLEELRREVSSLTARWHQEEGAVQEALRLLGGLGGRLDGFLGQWERAQREQAQTARGLQELRGRADELCTMVERSAVSVASLRSELEGLGPVKPILEELGRQFQSSRRVSDLSMNLDRGAQGSCTRCASQGQQLSTESLQQLLERALTPLVDEVKQRGLAPACPSCQRLHKKILPSPASPAAPTLLSPGAGAPGLGQTRQGRGPELHPSAGPRRSLAGQEPAADGQDEAGVRKQAEGMGGGEKVATVDYLHLKMCSLHDQLSNLPLEGSTGTMGGGSGGGTPPKRGGPTPEQ; this is encoded by the exons ATGGCGAGCGTGGTGGTGAAGACAATCTGGCAGTCCAAAGAGATCCATGAGGCCGGGGACCCCCACGCGGGGGTCGAGAGCCGCTCCCAGCTGGTCCCCGAGACTCCTGGGGGGGTAACCAGCCCAGTCAAGGGGATCGCGAAGAAAAAGAAGGCTGTGTCGTTCCACGG GGTTGAGCCTCGGATGTCCCATGAGCCGATGCACTGGTGCCTGAACCTCAAACGGTCCTCAGCCTGCACCAATGTGTCCCTGCTCAACCTGGCGGCCATGGAGCCCACTGACTCCTCGGGGACAGACTCAACCATGGAAGACAGCAGCTCACTGGCACTGCCCGTGCCCCCTGCCTCCCCTACCCCACCCTGGGCCCCAGATGACCCAGACATCACAGAAATACTG AGTGGGGTCAACAGTGGATTGGTGCGTGCCAAAGATTCCATCACCAGCTTGAAGGAGAAGACCACCCGGGTTAACCAGCACGTGCAGACGCTGCAG AGTGAGTGTTCTGTGCTGAGTGAGAATTTAGAGAGAAGGCGGCAAGAGGCGGAAGAACTAGAAGGGTACTGTAGTCAACTCAAG GAGAACTGCCGGAAGGTGACCCGGTCGGTGGAAGACGCTGAAATAAAAACCAACGTCCTGAAGCAGAACTCTGCCCTGCTGGAG GAGAAGCTGCGCTACCTCCAGCAGCAACTGCAGGATGAgactccaaggaggcaggaggccGAGCTACAGGAGCTGGAGCAGAAGCTGGAGGCTGGCCTCTCCAGGCACGGCCTGGGCCCCGCCACCCAGCCCCCAGGCTGCTCCGGTCCACCCGGGAGCCCCGACGAACCCCCGCGACCGCGAGGCCTGGCCTCAGGCGGCTGGGGAATGGGGCCCCGGCCAGGGGAGGGGCCCATCGTGAGCGAGCAAGAGTTGCAGAAGGTATCTGCCGGCCTTGAGGAGCTGAG GAGGGAGGTGTCTTCGCTGACCGCCCGGTGGCATCAGGAGGAGGGAGCCGTGCAGGAGGCCCTACGGCTGCTTGGGGGTCTGGGTGGCAGGCTCGACGGCTTCCTGGGCCAATGGGAGCGGGCGCAGCGCGAGCAGGCGCAGACTGCGCGGGGCCTGCAGGAGCTGCGGGGCCGGGCGGACGAGCTGTGCACCAT GGTGGAGCGGTCTGCAGTGTCTGTGGCTTCACTGAGGAGCGAACTGGAGGGACTGGGCCCAGTGAAACCAATTCTGGAGGAGCTTGGACGGCAATTTCAGAGCTCTCGGAGAGTGTCTGACCTCTCTATGAACCTGGATCGGGGAGCCCAAGGCTCCTGTACCCGCTGTGCCAG ccagggacagCAGTTGTCCACGGAGTCCTTGCAGCAGCTTCTGGAACGAGCGCTGACCCCGCTAGTGGATGAGGTGAAGCAGAGAGGCCTGGCTCCTGCCTGCCCCAGCTGCCAGAGGCTACACAAGAAGATTCTG cccagtcCAGCAAGCCCAGCGGCGCCTACGCTCCTCTCCCCAGGAGCTGGAGCGCCAGGCCTTGGCCAAACACGTCAGGGCAGAGGCCCTGAGCTCCACCCTTCGGCTGGCCCAAGACGAAGCCTTGCGGGCCAAGAACCTGCTGCTGACGGACAAGATGAAGCCGGAGTGAGGAAGCAGGCTGAGGGCATGGGAGGAGG ggagaaggtggccacTGTGGACTATCTACACTTGAAAATGTGCTCCCTCCACGATCAGCTCAGCAACCTGCCACTTGAGGGGTCCACGGGGACAATGGGGGGAGGAAGTGGTGGGGGAACTCCCCCAAAACGTGGGGGCCCAACCCCTGAGCAATAA
- the TSKS gene encoding testis-specific serine kinase substrate isoform X3, giving the protein MASVVVKTIWQSKEIHEAGDPHAGVESRSQLVPETPGGVTSPVKGIAKKKKAVSFHGVEPRMSHEPMHWCLNLKRSSACTNVSLLNLAAMEPTDSSGTDSTMEDSSSLALPVPPASPTPPWAPDDPDITEILSGVNSGLVRAKDSITSLKEKTTRVNQHVQTLQSECSVLSENLERRRQEAEELEGYCSQLKENCRKVTRSVEDAEIKTNVLKQNSALLEEKLRYLQQQLQDETPRRQEAELQELEQKLEAGLSRHGLGPATQPPGCSGPPGSPDEPPRPRGLASGGWGMGPRPGEGPIVSEQELQKVSAGLEELRREVSSLTARWHQEEGAVQEALRLLGGLGGRLDGFLGQWERAQREQAQTARGLQELRGRADELCTMVERSAVSVASLRSELEGLGPVKPILEELGRQFQSSRRVSDLSMNLDRGAQGSCTRCASQGQQLSTESLQQLLERALTPLVDEVKQRGLAPACPSCQRLHKKILELERQALAKHVRAEALSSTLRLAQDEALRAKNLLLTDKMKPEEKVATVDYLHLKMCSLHDQLSNLPLEGSTGTMGGGSGGGTPPKRGGPTPEQ; this is encoded by the exons ATGGCGAGCGTGGTGGTGAAGACAATCTGGCAGTCCAAAGAGATCCATGAGGCCGGGGACCCCCACGCGGGGGTCGAGAGCCGCTCCCAGCTGGTCCCCGAGACTCCTGGGGGGGTAACCAGCCCAGTCAAGGGGATCGCGAAGAAAAAGAAGGCTGTGTCGTTCCACGG GGTTGAGCCTCGGATGTCCCATGAGCCGATGCACTGGTGCCTGAACCTCAAACGGTCCTCAGCCTGCACCAATGTGTCCCTGCTCAACCTGGCGGCCATGGAGCCCACTGACTCCTCGGGGACAGACTCAACCATGGAAGACAGCAGCTCACTGGCACTGCCCGTGCCCCCTGCCTCCCCTACCCCACCCTGGGCCCCAGATGACCCAGACATCACAGAAATACTG AGTGGGGTCAACAGTGGATTGGTGCGTGCCAAAGATTCCATCACCAGCTTGAAGGAGAAGACCACCCGGGTTAACCAGCACGTGCAGACGCTGCAG AGTGAGTGTTCTGTGCTGAGTGAGAATTTAGAGAGAAGGCGGCAAGAGGCGGAAGAACTAGAAGGGTACTGTAGTCAACTCAAG GAGAACTGCCGGAAGGTGACCCGGTCGGTGGAAGACGCTGAAATAAAAACCAACGTCCTGAAGCAGAACTCTGCCCTGCTGGAG GAGAAGCTGCGCTACCTCCAGCAGCAACTGCAGGATGAgactccaaggaggcaggaggccGAGCTACAGGAGCTGGAGCAGAAGCTGGAGGCTGGCCTCTCCAGGCACGGCCTGGGCCCCGCCACCCAGCCCCCAGGCTGCTCCGGTCCACCCGGGAGCCCCGACGAACCCCCGCGACCGCGAGGCCTGGCCTCAGGCGGCTGGGGAATGGGGCCCCGGCCAGGGGAGGGGCCCATCGTGAGCGAGCAAGAGTTGCAGAAGGTATCTGCCGGCCTTGAGGAGCTGAG GAGGGAGGTGTCTTCGCTGACCGCCCGGTGGCATCAGGAGGAGGGAGCCGTGCAGGAGGCCCTACGGCTGCTTGGGGGTCTGGGTGGCAGGCTCGACGGCTTCCTGGGCCAATGGGAGCGGGCGCAGCGCGAGCAGGCGCAGACTGCGCGGGGCCTGCAGGAGCTGCGGGGCCGGGCGGACGAGCTGTGCACCAT GGTGGAGCGGTCTGCAGTGTCTGTGGCTTCACTGAGGAGCGAACTGGAGGGACTGGGCCCAGTGAAACCAATTCTGGAGGAGCTTGGACGGCAATTTCAGAGCTCTCGGAGAGTGTCTGACCTCTCTATGAACCTGGATCGGGGAGCCCAAGGCTCCTGTACCCGCTGTGCCAG ccagggacagCAGTTGTCCACGGAGTCCTTGCAGCAGCTTCTGGAACGAGCGCTGACCCCGCTAGTGGATGAGGTGAAGCAGAGAGGCCTGGCTCCTGCCTGCCCCAGCTGCCAGAGGCTACACAAGAAGATTCTG GAGCTGGAGCGCCAGGCCTTGGCCAAACACGTCAGGGCAGAGGCCCTGAGCTCCACCCTTCGGCTGGCCCAAGACGAAGCCTTGCGGGCCAAGAACCTGCTGCTGACGGACAAGATGAAGCCGGA ggagaaggtggccacTGTGGACTATCTACACTTGAAAATGTGCTCCCTCCACGATCAGCTCAGCAACCTGCCACTTGAGGGGTCCACGGGGACAATGGGGGGAGGAAGTGGTGGGGGAACTCCCCCAAAACGTGGGGGCCCAACCCCTGAGCAATAA
- the TSKS gene encoding testis-specific serine kinase substrate isoform X2 has translation MASVVVKTIWQSKEIHEAGDPHAGVESRSQLVPETPGGVTSPVKGIAKKKKAVSFHGVEPRMSHEPMHWCLNLKRSSACTNVSLLNLAAMEPTDSSGTDSTMEDSSSLALPVPPASPTPPWAPDDPDITEILSGVNSGLVRAKDSITSLKEKTTRVNQHVQTLQSECSVLSENLERRRQEAEELEGYCSQLKGPCAGVLTQENCRKVTRSVEDAEIKTNVLKQNSALLEEKLRYLQQQLQDETPRRQEAELQELEQKLEAGLSRHGLGPATQPPGCSGPPGSPDEPPRPRGLASGGWGMGPRPGEGPIVSEQELQKVSAGLEELRREVSSLTARWHQEEGAVQEALRLLGGLGGRLDGFLGQWERAQREQAQTARGLQELRGRADELCTMVERSAVSVASLRSELEGLGPVKPILEELGRQFQSSRRVSDLSMNLDRGAQGSCTRCASQGQQLSTESLQQLLERALTPLVDEVKQRGLAPACPSCQRLHKKILELERQALAKHVRAEALSSTLRLAQDEALRAKNLLLTDKMKPEEKVATVDYLHLKMCSLHDQLSNLPLEGSTGTMGGGSGGGTPPKRGGPTPEQ, from the exons ATGGCGAGCGTGGTGGTGAAGACAATCTGGCAGTCCAAAGAGATCCATGAGGCCGGGGACCCCCACGCGGGGGTCGAGAGCCGCTCCCAGCTGGTCCCCGAGACTCCTGGGGGGGTAACCAGCCCAGTCAAGGGGATCGCGAAGAAAAAGAAGGCTGTGTCGTTCCACGG GGTTGAGCCTCGGATGTCCCATGAGCCGATGCACTGGTGCCTGAACCTCAAACGGTCCTCAGCCTGCACCAATGTGTCCCTGCTCAACCTGGCGGCCATGGAGCCCACTGACTCCTCGGGGACAGACTCAACCATGGAAGACAGCAGCTCACTGGCACTGCCCGTGCCCCCTGCCTCCCCTACCCCACCCTGGGCCCCAGATGACCCAGACATCACAGAAATACTG AGTGGGGTCAACAGTGGATTGGTGCGTGCCAAAGATTCCATCACCAGCTTGAAGGAGAAGACCACCCGGGTTAACCAGCACGTGCAGACGCTGCAG AGTGAGTGTTCTGTGCTGAGTGAGAATTTAGAGAGAAGGCGGCAAGAGGCGGAAGAACTAGAAGGGTACTGTAGTCAACTCAAG GGCCCCTGCGCTGGTGTCCTGACCCAGGAGAACTGCCGGAAGGTGACCCGGTCGGTGGAAGACGCTGAAATAAAAACCAACGTCCTGAAGCAGAACTCTGCCCTGCTGGAG GAGAAGCTGCGCTACCTCCAGCAGCAACTGCAGGATGAgactccaaggaggcaggaggccGAGCTACAGGAGCTGGAGCAGAAGCTGGAGGCTGGCCTCTCCAGGCACGGCCTGGGCCCCGCCACCCAGCCCCCAGGCTGCTCCGGTCCACCCGGGAGCCCCGACGAACCCCCGCGACCGCGAGGCCTGGCCTCAGGCGGCTGGGGAATGGGGCCCCGGCCAGGGGAGGGGCCCATCGTGAGCGAGCAAGAGTTGCAGAAGGTATCTGCCGGCCTTGAGGAGCTGAG GAGGGAGGTGTCTTCGCTGACCGCCCGGTGGCATCAGGAGGAGGGAGCCGTGCAGGAGGCCCTACGGCTGCTTGGGGGTCTGGGTGGCAGGCTCGACGGCTTCCTGGGCCAATGGGAGCGGGCGCAGCGCGAGCAGGCGCAGACTGCGCGGGGCCTGCAGGAGCTGCGGGGCCGGGCGGACGAGCTGTGCACCAT GGTGGAGCGGTCTGCAGTGTCTGTGGCTTCACTGAGGAGCGAACTGGAGGGACTGGGCCCAGTGAAACCAATTCTGGAGGAGCTTGGACGGCAATTTCAGAGCTCTCGGAGAGTGTCTGACCTCTCTATGAACCTGGATCGGGGAGCCCAAGGCTCCTGTACCCGCTGTGCCAG ccagggacagCAGTTGTCCACGGAGTCCTTGCAGCAGCTTCTGGAACGAGCGCTGACCCCGCTAGTGGATGAGGTGAAGCAGAGAGGCCTGGCTCCTGCCTGCCCCAGCTGCCAGAGGCTACACAAGAAGATTCTG GAGCTGGAGCGCCAGGCCTTGGCCAAACACGTCAGGGCAGAGGCCCTGAGCTCCACCCTTCGGCTGGCCCAAGACGAAGCCTTGCGGGCCAAGAACCTGCTGCTGACGGACAAGATGAAGCCGGA ggagaaggtggccacTGTGGACTATCTACACTTGAAAATGTGCTCCCTCCACGATCAGCTCAGCAACCTGCCACTTGAGGGGTCCACGGGGACAATGGGGGGAGGAAGTGGTGGGGGAACTCCCCCAAAACGTGGGGGCCCAACCCCTGAGCAATAA
- the TSKS gene encoding testis-specific serine kinase substrate isoform X4 has translation MASVVVKTIWQSKEIHEAGDPHAGVESRSQLVPETPGGVTSPVKGIAKKKKAVSFHGVEPRMSHEPMHWCLNLKRSSACTNVSLLNLAAMEPTDSSGTDSTMEDSSSLALPVPPASPTPPWAPDDPDITEILSGVNSGLVRAKDSITSLKEKTTRVNQHVQTLQSECSVLSENLERRRQEAEELEGYCSQLKENCRKVTRSVEDAEIKTNVLKQNSALLEEKLRYLQQQLQDETPRRQEAELQELEQKLEAGLSRHGLGPATQPPGCSGPPGSPDEPPRPRGLASGGWGMGPRPGEGPIVSEQELQKVSAGLEELRREVSSLTARWHQEEGAVQEALRLLGGLGGRLDGFLGQWERAQREQAQTARGLQELRGRADELCTMVERSAVSVASLRSELEGLGPVKPILEELGRQFQSSRRVSDLSMNLDRGAQGSCTRCASQGQQLSTESLQQLLERALTPLVDEVKQRGLAPACPSCQRLHKKILPSPASPAAPTLLSPGAGAPGLGQTRQGRGPELHPSAGPRRSLAGQEPAADGQDEAGGEGGHCGLSTLENVLPPRSAQQPAT, from the exons ATGGCGAGCGTGGTGGTGAAGACAATCTGGCAGTCCAAAGAGATCCATGAGGCCGGGGACCCCCACGCGGGGGTCGAGAGCCGCTCCCAGCTGGTCCCCGAGACTCCTGGGGGGGTAACCAGCCCAGTCAAGGGGATCGCGAAGAAAAAGAAGGCTGTGTCGTTCCACGG GGTTGAGCCTCGGATGTCCCATGAGCCGATGCACTGGTGCCTGAACCTCAAACGGTCCTCAGCCTGCACCAATGTGTCCCTGCTCAACCTGGCGGCCATGGAGCCCACTGACTCCTCGGGGACAGACTCAACCATGGAAGACAGCAGCTCACTGGCACTGCCCGTGCCCCCTGCCTCCCCTACCCCACCCTGGGCCCCAGATGACCCAGACATCACAGAAATACTG AGTGGGGTCAACAGTGGATTGGTGCGTGCCAAAGATTCCATCACCAGCTTGAAGGAGAAGACCACCCGGGTTAACCAGCACGTGCAGACGCTGCAG AGTGAGTGTTCTGTGCTGAGTGAGAATTTAGAGAGAAGGCGGCAAGAGGCGGAAGAACTAGAAGGGTACTGTAGTCAACTCAAG GAGAACTGCCGGAAGGTGACCCGGTCGGTGGAAGACGCTGAAATAAAAACCAACGTCCTGAAGCAGAACTCTGCCCTGCTGGAG GAGAAGCTGCGCTACCTCCAGCAGCAACTGCAGGATGAgactccaaggaggcaggaggccGAGCTACAGGAGCTGGAGCAGAAGCTGGAGGCTGGCCTCTCCAGGCACGGCCTGGGCCCCGCCACCCAGCCCCCAGGCTGCTCCGGTCCACCCGGGAGCCCCGACGAACCCCCGCGACCGCGAGGCCTGGCCTCAGGCGGCTGGGGAATGGGGCCCCGGCCAGGGGAGGGGCCCATCGTGAGCGAGCAAGAGTTGCAGAAGGTATCTGCCGGCCTTGAGGAGCTGAG GAGGGAGGTGTCTTCGCTGACCGCCCGGTGGCATCAGGAGGAGGGAGCCGTGCAGGAGGCCCTACGGCTGCTTGGGGGTCTGGGTGGCAGGCTCGACGGCTTCCTGGGCCAATGGGAGCGGGCGCAGCGCGAGCAGGCGCAGACTGCGCGGGGCCTGCAGGAGCTGCGGGGCCGGGCGGACGAGCTGTGCACCAT GGTGGAGCGGTCTGCAGTGTCTGTGGCTTCACTGAGGAGCGAACTGGAGGGACTGGGCCCAGTGAAACCAATTCTGGAGGAGCTTGGACGGCAATTTCAGAGCTCTCGGAGAGTGTCTGACCTCTCTATGAACCTGGATCGGGGAGCCCAAGGCTCCTGTACCCGCTGTGCCAG ccagggacagCAGTTGTCCACGGAGTCCTTGCAGCAGCTTCTGGAACGAGCGCTGACCCCGCTAGTGGATGAGGTGAAGCAGAGAGGCCTGGCTCCTGCCTGCCCCAGCTGCCAGAGGCTACACAAGAAGATTCTG cccagtcCAGCAAGCCCAGCGGCGCCTACGCTCCTCTCCCCAGGAGCTGGAGCGCCAGGCCTTGGCCAAACACGTCAGGGCAGAGGCCCTGAGCTCCACCCTTCGGCTGGCCCAAGACGAAGCCTTGCGGGCCAAGAACCTGCTGCTGACGGACAAGATGAAGCCGGA ggagaaggtggccacTGTGGACTATCTACACTTGAAAATGTGCTCCCTCCACGATCAGCTCAGCAACCTGCCACTTGA
- the TSKS gene encoding testis-specific serine kinase substrate isoform X5: MASVVVKTIWQSKEIHEAGDPHAGVESRSQLVPETPGGVTSPVKGIAKKKKAVSFHGVEPRMSHEPMHWCLNLKRSSACTNVSLLNLAAMEPTDSSGTDSTMEDSSSLALPVPPASPTPPWAPDDPDITEILSGVNSGLVRAKDSITSLKEKTTRVNQHVQTLQSECSVLSENLERRRQEAEELEGYCSQLKENCRKVTRSVEDAEIKTNVLKQNSALLEEKLRYLQQQLQDETPRRQEAELQELEQKLEAGLSRHGLGPATQPPGCSGPPGSPDEPPRPRGLASGGWGMGPRPGEGPIVSEQELQKVSAGLEELRREVSSLTARWHQEEGAVQEALRLLGGLGGRLDGFLGQWERAQREQAQTARGLQELRGRADELCTMVERSAVSVASLRSELEGLGPVKPILEELGRQFQSSRRVSDLSMNLDRGAQGSCTRCASQGQQLSTESLQQLLERALTPLVDEVKQRGLAPACPSCQRLHKKILELERQALAKHVRAEALSSTLRLAQDEALRAKNLLLTDKMKPE, translated from the exons ATGGCGAGCGTGGTGGTGAAGACAATCTGGCAGTCCAAAGAGATCCATGAGGCCGGGGACCCCCACGCGGGGGTCGAGAGCCGCTCCCAGCTGGTCCCCGAGACTCCTGGGGGGGTAACCAGCCCAGTCAAGGGGATCGCGAAGAAAAAGAAGGCTGTGTCGTTCCACGG GGTTGAGCCTCGGATGTCCCATGAGCCGATGCACTGGTGCCTGAACCTCAAACGGTCCTCAGCCTGCACCAATGTGTCCCTGCTCAACCTGGCGGCCATGGAGCCCACTGACTCCTCGGGGACAGACTCAACCATGGAAGACAGCAGCTCACTGGCACTGCCCGTGCCCCCTGCCTCCCCTACCCCACCCTGGGCCCCAGATGACCCAGACATCACAGAAATACTG AGTGGGGTCAACAGTGGATTGGTGCGTGCCAAAGATTCCATCACCAGCTTGAAGGAGAAGACCACCCGGGTTAACCAGCACGTGCAGACGCTGCAG AGTGAGTGTTCTGTGCTGAGTGAGAATTTAGAGAGAAGGCGGCAAGAGGCGGAAGAACTAGAAGGGTACTGTAGTCAACTCAAG GAGAACTGCCGGAAGGTGACCCGGTCGGTGGAAGACGCTGAAATAAAAACCAACGTCCTGAAGCAGAACTCTGCCCTGCTGGAG GAGAAGCTGCGCTACCTCCAGCAGCAACTGCAGGATGAgactccaaggaggcaggaggccGAGCTACAGGAGCTGGAGCAGAAGCTGGAGGCTGGCCTCTCCAGGCACGGCCTGGGCCCCGCCACCCAGCCCCCAGGCTGCTCCGGTCCACCCGGGAGCCCCGACGAACCCCCGCGACCGCGAGGCCTGGCCTCAGGCGGCTGGGGAATGGGGCCCCGGCCAGGGGAGGGGCCCATCGTGAGCGAGCAAGAGTTGCAGAAGGTATCTGCCGGCCTTGAGGAGCTGAG GAGGGAGGTGTCTTCGCTGACCGCCCGGTGGCATCAGGAGGAGGGAGCCGTGCAGGAGGCCCTACGGCTGCTTGGGGGTCTGGGTGGCAGGCTCGACGGCTTCCTGGGCCAATGGGAGCGGGCGCAGCGCGAGCAGGCGCAGACTGCGCGGGGCCTGCAGGAGCTGCGGGGCCGGGCGGACGAGCTGTGCACCAT GGTGGAGCGGTCTGCAGTGTCTGTGGCTTCACTGAGGAGCGAACTGGAGGGACTGGGCCCAGTGAAACCAATTCTGGAGGAGCTTGGACGGCAATTTCAGAGCTCTCGGAGAGTGTCTGACCTCTCTATGAACCTGGATCGGGGAGCCCAAGGCTCCTGTACCCGCTGTGCCAG ccagggacagCAGTTGTCCACGGAGTCCTTGCAGCAGCTTCTGGAACGAGCGCTGACCCCGCTAGTGGATGAGGTGAAGCAGAGAGGCCTGGCTCCTGCCTGCCCCAGCTGCCAGAGGCTACACAAGAAGATTCTG GAGCTGGAGCGCCAGGCCTTGGCCAAACACGTCAGGGCAGAGGCCCTGAGCTCCACCCTTCGGCTGGCCCAAGACGAAGCCTTGCGGGCCAAGAACCTGCTGCTGACGGACAAGATGAAGCCGGAGTGA